The Equus przewalskii isolate Varuska chromosome 5, EquPr2, whole genome shotgun sequence genome window below encodes:
- the LOC103562333 gene encoding olfactory receptor 6C2-like: MKSVMRNHSAITTFIIMGLTNDPQLEILVSAFLFITCMLSVVGNLTIISLILVDSHLKTAMYFFLQNFSFLELSFTKACIPAYLYIISSGDRAITIKACFSQIFFVVLFGATEFFLLAVMSYDRYVAICKPLHYVTIMNSRVCRNLILCCWVSGLLVILPPLGLSLQLEFCDSVIEHFYCDASPILKNSCSETWFTEQLVIVCAVLTFIMMLFCVVLSYIYIVSMVLRSPSAQQRKKAFSTRSSHMIVVSITYGSCIFMYIKPSAKDEVAINKAVSLLTMSVAPLLNPFIYTLRNKQVKQSFHDTLKTFVFHSKKQ; encoded by the coding sequence ATGAAGTCAGTGATGAGAAACCATTCGGCAATAACGACGTTCATCATAATGGGTTTGACAAATGACCCACAACTGGAGATTTTGGTTTCTGCCTTTCTGTTTATCACATGCATGTTGAGTGTGGTTGGGAATCTGACCATCATTTCTCTCATCTTGGTGGATTCTCATTTAAAGACagctatgtatttttttcttcaaaacttcTCTTTCTTAGAACTCTCATTCACAAAGGCCTGTATCCCAGCATACCTGTACATCATATCAAGTGGGGACAGAGCCATCACCATTAAAGCCTGCTTCagccaaatattttttgttgtccTCTTTGGAGCTACAGAATTTTTTCTCTTGGCTGTGAtgtcctatgaccgctatgtggccatctgcaaacccctGCATTACGTGACCATCATGAACAGCAGAGTCTGCAGGAATCTCATCCTCTGTTGTTGGGTATCAGGTCTATTGGTTATCCTCCCGCCCCTTGGCCTAAGCCTCCAGCTGGAATTCTGTGACTCTGTTATTGAACATTTTTACTGCGATGCTTCTCCAATACTGAAGAATTCATGTTCAGAAACATGGTTTACAGAGCAGCTGGTTATAGTCTGTGCCGTGCTGACCTTCATAATGatgcttttttgtgttgttctgtCCTACATATACATCGTTAGCATGGTTCTGAGATCACcctctgcccagcaaaggaaaaaagcctTTTCCACCCGTTCCTCCCACATGATTGTGGTTTCCATTACATATGGCAGCTGCATTTTTATGTATATCAAACCGTCAGCTAAGGATGAAGTGGCCATTAATAAGGCAGTTTCTCTGCTCACTATGTCTGTTGCCCCTTTGTTGAACCCCTTCATTTATACCCTGAGAAATAAACAAGTGAAGCAGTCTTTCCATGACACTCTCAAAACATTTGTATTTCACTCAAAGAAGCAGTAG
- the LOC103562328 gene encoding olfactory receptor 6C4-like: MKNKTTFTEFILMGFTNQPAVQVVIFIFLFLTYLLSVLGNLTIIILTLVDPHLQTPMYFFLRNFSFLEISFTSIFIPRFLTSMTTGNKVISFAGCFTQYFFAILLGATEFYLLASMSYDRYVAICKPLQYLTIMSSRVCIQLVFCSWLGGLLAILPPIILMSQVDFCASNVLNHYFCDYGPLLELACSDTSLLELVVTFVAAVTLVVTLLLVTLSYTYIIRTILRIPSAQQRTKAFSTCSSHMIVISLSYGSCMFMYVNPSAKEVGAFNKGMAVLITSVTPLLNPFIYTLRNQQVKQAFKDTIKKIVKL; the protein is encoded by the coding sequence ATGAAAAACAAGACCACGTTTACTGAGTTCATTCTGATGGGCTTCACAAACCAACCTGCAGTCCAGGTGGTGATATTCATCTTTCTGTTCCTCACCTACTTGCTTAGTGTCCTAGGAAATCTGACCATCATCATTCTCACTCTGGTAGACCCCCACCTCCAGACCCCCATGTATTTCTTTCTCCGGAATTTCTCCTTCTTAGAAATTTCCTTCACATCCATTTTTATTCCCAGATTTCTGACCAGCATGACAACAGGAAATAAGGTCATCAGCTTTGCTGGATGCTTTACCCAGTATTTTTTTGCTATACTCCTCGGGGCAACAGAATTTTACCTCTTGGCTTCTATGTCCTATGACCGCTacgtggccatctgcaaacccctGCAATACCTGACCATCATGAGCAGCAGAGTCTGCATACAACTTGTGTTCTGCTCCTGGCTGGGGGGATTACTAGCTATCTTGCCCCCAATAATCTTGATGAGCCAGGTGGATTTCTGTGCCTCCAATGTGCTGAATCACTATTTTTGTGACTATGGGCCCCTCCTGGAGCTTGCCTGCTCAGACACAAGCCTCTTAGAACTGGTGGTCACCTTCGTGGCAGCTGTAACTCTGGTGGTTACCCTGCTGCTGGTGACACTTTCTTATACATATATTATCAGGACCATCCTGAGGATTccttctgcccagcaaaggacAAAGGCTTTTTCCACTTGTTCTTCTCACATGATTGTCATCTCCCTGTCTTATGGGAGCTGCATGTTTATGTACGTTAATCCCTCTGCAAAAGAAGTAGGAGCTTTCAACAAAGGAATGGCTGTGCTCATTACTTCAGTTACTCCTTTATTAAACCCCTTTATTTATACTCTAAGAAATCAGCAAGTGAAGCAGGCATTCAAGGACACCATCAAAAAGATTgtgaagctttaa